A genomic segment from Nicotiana sylvestris chromosome 1, ASM39365v2, whole genome shotgun sequence encodes:
- the LOC138874596 gene encoding uncharacterized protein, translating to MGTSLGMWTLFTNGASNVKESGLGIVLKPPTGGMIRQFIKTTKLTNNEAEYEAMIAGLELAKGLEAEVIKAKCDSLMVVNQVNGNFEVREDKMQGYLDKIQVTLHHFKEWTLVHIPREQNSEDDALANLGSSVEEDDILLGVVI from the coding sequence ATGGGCACATCTTTGGGGATGTGGACCTTGTTCACTAATGGTGCCTCGAACGTGAAAGAGTCTGGGCTCGGCATAGTTCTGAAACCACCTACAGGCGGCATGATTAGGCAATTTATAAAAACGACAAAGTTGACAAACaacgaagccgagtatgaggctatgattgcaggtctggaaTTGGCCAAAGGCCTGGAAGCAGAAGTCATCAAAGCAAAATGTGATTCCCTTATGGTGGTAAATCAGGTAAATGGGAACTTCGAGGTTCGGGAAGACAAGATGCAAGGATACTTAGACAAAATTCAAGTCACATTGCAccacttcaaagaatggactctggtccacatccctcgagagcagaatagcgaggacgatgccctcgcaaacctgggatcatctgtcgaggaagatgacatactcctCGGGGTTGTCATTTAG